Proteins found in one Salvia splendens isolate huo1 chromosome 10, SspV2, whole genome shotgun sequence genomic segment:
- the LOC121750254 gene encoding GDP-mannose transporter GONST1-like has translation MKTHSSNHEIDMESRRLVEDKERPVRSKRVITIHNQALLSGFAYCISSCSMILVNKYVLSSYDFNAGISLMLYQNLVSVVIVSILSLLGVVKTEPLTWRLIKVWLPVNVIFVGMLVTSMFSLRYINVAMVTVLKNVTNVITAIGEMYMFNKHHDNRVWASLFIMIISAISGGITDLSFHAIGYTWQFINCFLTASYSLTLRRVMDTAKQVTKSGELNEFSMVLLNNTLSLPLGVLLIFVFNEVDYLLQTPLLRLPTFWLVMTFSGFLGLAISFTSMWFLHQTGATTYSLVGSLNKIPLSIAGIFIFKVPTSLENSASIFFGLLAGVLFARAKMR, from the exons ATGAAGACTCACAGTTCTAATCATGAGATTGATATGGAGAGCCGGAGATTGGTAGAGGACAAAGAACGACCTGTACGAAGTAAAAGAGTAATTACAATACATAATCAGGCCCTGTTGTCTGGTTTCGCATACTGTATCTCATCATGCAGCATGATACTGGTGAACAAGTATGTCCTCTCCAGTTATGACTTTAATGCTGGAATTTCTTTGATGCTCTACCAG AATCTTGTCTCTGTAGTCATTGTTTCCATCTTAAGTCTCCTTGGCGTAGTTAAGACCGAACCACTTACCTGGAGATTAATCAAAGTCTGGCTTCCAGTCAATGTAATTTTTGTTGGGATGCTAGTCACAAGTATGTTTAG TCTACGATACATAAACGTGGCCATGGTCACAGTTCTGAAGAATGTAACCAATGTGATAACCGCTATAGGTGAAATGTATATGTTCAACAAGCACCATGACAACAGAGTTTGGGCATCTCtttttataatg ATAATCTCAGCAATATCTGGAGGAATCACGGATCTCTCATTTCATGCTATTGGATACACATGGCAGTTTATCAACTGTTTCTTGACAGCATCATACTCT TTGACGTTGCGGCGGGTCATGGATACTGCAAAGCAAGTCACTAAATCTGGAGAGTTGAATGAGTTCTCAATGGTCTTGCTGAACAATACCCTCTCCTTGCCCCTAGGAGTTCTGCTCATTTTTGTTTTCAACGAGGTCGATTATCTTTTGCAAAC ACCGCTATTGAGATTGCCCACGTTCTGGCTGGTGATGACCTTTAGCGGATTCCTGGGTTTGGCGATCAGCTTCACGTCAATGTGGTTTCTCCATCAGACAGGAGCTACTACTTACAG CCTCGTTGGGTCGTTGAACAAGATACCCCTTTCTATTGCTGGAATCTTCATCTTCAAAGTCCCAACAAGTTTAGAGAACTCTGCAAGCATTTTCTTCG GGTTGTTAGCTGGAGTGCTTTTCGCAAGAGCCAAAATGCGTTAA
- the LOC121751860 gene encoding F-box protein At2g32560-like, with amino-acid sequence MLFFLFTCCFSFVFFYKSLAIKPLPPWAHGMRLLSLCFWKDFSFLWLIKLVKSTIFGVISSLLASRVSPRKKNSSSKVEIVEVAWEMSVLDLPDLVLEAILEKLPPEGLCRMATVCVSLRERCISDHLWKKHMKNKWSKIVGPSAYKEWQWYIATGQGLVCSNQGKQNSLPGYLTHLWPIVLIRSSFSSNTKKRNFPQVDSLMSWYTALESGKFWFPAQVYNRENGHVGFMLSCYDTELSYDQKTNTFHARYPPHGRRASPTESGITWDRLRAPPVDTSPYDLHESDCLHELKPGNHVEIQWRRNKEFPYGWWYGVVGHLETCDGNPNYCYCHESDTVVLEFNQYNLGSRWRITNVDRKNHREEGNEADGFYGGIRKLCSNEEISTWKKIWPAEVLE; translated from the exons ATGTTGTTCTTCCTGTTCACCTGCTGCTTCTCTTTCGTCTTCTTCTATAAGTCACTTGCCATCAAGCCACTCCCACCATGGGCTCATGGGATGCGACTGCTGTCTCTCTGTTTTTGGaaagatttttcatttttgtggtTGATCAAGTTGGTTAAGAGCACCATTTTTGGTGTGATTTCCTCACTTTTAGCTTCAAGAGTGTCACCTAGGAAGAAGAACTCTAGTTCCAAGGTGGAGATCGTTGAGGTGGCATGGGAGATGTCTGTCTTGGACTTGCCTGACCTTGTGTTAGAGGCCATTCTCGAGAAGCTCCCACCGGAGGGGCTTTGCAGGATGGCAACTGTGTGTGTTTCTTTGAGAGAGAGGTGCATAAGTGATCACTTGTGGAAGAAGCACATGAAAAACAAATGGTCTAAAATTGTTGGCCCTTCTGCATATAAGGAGTGGCAATGGTATATTGCTACGGGACAAGGTCTGGTCTGTTCGAACCAAGGCAAACAGAATAGTCTTCCTGGCTATCTAACTCATCTATGGCCAATCGTGTTGATCCGGTCCAGTTTTAGCAGCAATACGAAGAAGAGAAACTTCCCTCAAGTTGATTCCCTCATGTCTTGGTATACTGCGCTCGAGTCTGGCAAGTTTTGGTTCCCTGCTCAAGTCTACAACCGTGAG AATGGCCATGTTGGATTTATGTTATCATGCTATGATACTGAGCTTTCCTATGATCAGAAAACCAACACTTTCCATGCCAG ATATCCGCCTCATGGAAGGAGAGCAAGTCCAACAGAAAGCGGTATAACATGGGATAGGCTTAGAGCTCCCCCTGTCGACACTTCTCCATATGATCTTCATGAATCTGATTGTTTACATGAGTTAAAGCCTGGGAATCATGTTGAAATTCAATGGAGAAGAAACAAAGAATTTCCTTATG GTTGGTGGTATGGTGTTGTAGGCCACTTGGAAACATGTGATGGGAACCCCAATTACTGCTACTGTCATGAAAGTG ACACTGTGGTGCTGGAGTTCAACCAGTACAATCTCGGTTCACGTTGGAGAATAACAAACGTAGATAGGAAAAACCATAGGGAAGAGGGGAATGAGGCCGATGGATTTTATGGTGGGATCCGGAAACTCTGCAGCAATGAAGAGATATCAACGTGGAAGAAGATCTGGCCTGCTGAAGTATTGGAATAG
- the LOC121750602 gene encoding Holliday junction resolvase MOC1, chloroplastic-like produces MIAIRNSISILRILNGTMEAALTFPPKPQFLMSPSFAFRPPPPLLFSFTPAASRLLATSAATTQELETLSIPEPSTSKKSVGTKSSARAKKVLIDAQQLKLNWLESLSCPRPQYDGVRPPHDSGPGNAWVVGVDPDLSGALAVLKSDSSAEVYDSPHLKVLVGNRVRKRLDLKSIIQLLQKVDAPIGTTAYIEQSIPYPQDGKQGWWSGGFGYGLWLGVLVASGYSVVPVPASLWKNGFKLTGSRSSKDESRELATTLFPSMSPLLKRKKDHGRAEALLIAAHGKGLKVDIGSDSQCILEDSVP; encoded by the exons ATGATTGCGATTAGAAATAGCATTTCAATCTTACGCATATTGAATGGAACTATGGAAGCAGCACTCACATTCCCTCCAAAACCCCAATTTTTGATGTCCCCATCCTTCGCCTTCAGACCACCTCCGCCACTCCTCTTCTCCTTCACTCCCGCCGCCTCCAGACTCCTCGCCACCTCCGCCGCCACCACCCAAGAGCTCGAAACACTATCAATTCCGGAGCCATCCACCTCAAAAAAGTCTGTCGGTACAAAGAGCAGTGCTAGGGCTAAAAAGGTGCTTATTGATGCCCAGCAGCTTAAATTGAACTGGTTGGAATCCCTCTCTTGCCCTAGGCCCCAATATGATGGAGTTCGGCCTCCTCACGACTCCGGGCCGGGAAATGCGTGGGTTGTCGGAGTCGACCCGGATCTCAGCGGAGCGTTAGCCGTTTTGAAGTCCGACAGTTCCGCCGAG GTGTATGATTCTCCCCACTTGAAAGTACTCGTTGGCAATAGAGTACGGAAACGTCTAGATCTAAAGTCTATTATTCAATTGCTTCAAAAAGTTGATGCTCCGATTG GAACCACTGCGTACATAGAGCAATCAATTCCATATCCTCAAGATGGTAAGCAG GGATGGTGGAGTGGAGGATTTGGGTATGGTCTATGGCTAGGAGTCCTGGTTGCCTCAGGATATTCTGTTGTTCCAGTTCCAGCGTCACTATGGAAGAATGGGTTTAAACTTACAGGAAGTCGCTCTAGCAAG GATGAGAGCAGAGAGCTTGCCACCACTCTATTTCCCTCAATGAGTCCCCTTTTGAAAAGGAAGAAAGATCATG GCCGTGCAGAAGCTTTGCTAATTGCTGCACATGGTAAAGGGCTGAAAGTGGATATTGGCTCCGACTCTCAATGCATATTGGAAGATTCTGTGCCTTAG
- the LOC121751038 gene encoding uncharacterized protein LOC121751038: MMNNIAPVSSPRLEMQDNKIGATTTTGGGGGGKNTSIHVTALDGIVSVNSLFTMALFIGFSMTVPENATAVGSAACITSRETVRRLIVFEVASFSFFLFSSLVAQSLKLQINLRNSMDPTDPHRASINVDHLKYCLSASAVGSVLGCTFLTLSIVDFIRVKLGSLSCGGRPVQAVVVLVVFVGSGLLIYVVTAARALFFVQTQPPAPRN; encoded by the exons ATGATGAACAACATCGCCCCTGTCTCTTCTCCAAG ATTAGAAATGCAAGACAACAAAATTGGCGCAACGACGACAacaggaggaggaggaggggggAAGAACACGAGCATCCACGTGACGGCCCTGGACGGGATCGTGAGCGTGAACTCGCTCTTCACGATGGCGCTGTTCATCGGGTTCTCCATGACCGTCCCAGAGAACGCGACGGCGGTGGGCAGCGCGGCGTGCATCACGAGCAGGGAGACGGTGAGGAGGCTGATCGTGTTCGAAGTGGCGTCGTTCAGCTTCTTCCTGTTCTCGTCGCTCGTGGCGCAGAGCCTGAAGCTGCAGATCAACCTGCGAAACAGCATGGACCCCACCGACCCGCACCGGGCCAGCATCAACGTGGACCACCTCAAGTACTGCCTCTCCGCCTCCGCGGTCGGGTCGGTCCTCGGGTGCACCTTCCTGACGCTGTCGATCGTGGACTTCATAAGGGTGAAGCTGGGGTCGCTGTCGTGCGGAGGGAGGCCGGTGCAGGCGGTGGTGGTGCTGGTGGTGTTTGTGGGGTCGGGGCTGCTGATTTATGTCGTCACTGCTGCACGTGCTCTCTTTTTTGTGCAGACTCAACCACCTGCGCCTCGCAACTAA